The region AAGATCGTTTTCTTTTGACTTTAACCTTCTTCTTAGCTTGCTTGACCTTTTTTACCGGCCTAAAGTCAGAATTATCATCTTCTTGATCTTCATCATAATCATCCTGGTAGAAGGCTTGTGGCCTGTCTTTTCTGAAAATTTTCTGAGAGGTATCCTCCAGATTTTCTTCTTCACTAAAAGATGCTCCATCAAAAGAATTCCCATCAAAGGAAACTTCTTCCAGTCCTTCGATTCGCTTCAGTCGTTCTAATTCAATTTTTTCATTTTGATTCAAGTACTTGTAATTTCGCTCCAAGTACTCTCTTCTTCTCTTAAATTTTTTATCCATCATTAAAACCTTACTAAAAGAGGAAAATTAGCTTATTCCTCTTTATTGGTTAGCACACCATTAACAAAATTTCCCTTTAAAACTTGTCCGTCAATCGCCTTATATTGCCCTTGGCCATTAGGTATCCCCAAAGAAAATTCACCTTCGTATTCAGCCTGGTTGGCAAATTTGATATTACCCTTGTAGACCAGACCATGCGTGTCCCAAGAACCTACATAAGAAAATTCATTGCTGGTCTCCTCATAGGTTCCCTTAGAATAATCAAGCTTATTACCATTAGCTAGGACAATGTTAGCTGATATTTGACTGCCTACGCTACCCTGTACCAGGTTTTTATCAGCATCCGTATACTCAAATTTCCCCACAAGCTTACCAGCCTTGAAGGTTCCCTTTAAAAGGCTCCCATTTGAAAAACTGAGGCTTGCAGGGCCTTCGTAGCTTCCCCTTTTAACCTTGCCCTCATAGGTATAATCATCCGTTTTAATTGTCTGATTCTTACCCGACCAGGAAAAAAGATCCAAGGAAAGACTGGCAAAAATAACCATCATTACAAGACTTAGGCCAATAAATAAATCCATGAAGGATTTACTTGTCTTTACCCTTGAAGACTTTTTACTGTCATTTAGCTCAAAGGCATCTAATTTTTGTCCGCTAGCTTCCTCAGCTAAATCAGCTTGGGCCAATTCATAATCAATCTCCTTGAGCTCATCTTGGACAAGCTCCTTTACAGCTTCATCCTCGTTAGTTATTTGAGCTGCACGCTTACTTTGGGCAGCCTCCCTTGCCTGGGCAAGTTTTTTTCTGATATCTTCTGTCATTTTTTATCTCATGTATTTATTTTTGCTTTACTAGCTAGTATTTTATATAACAAGCACAATTATATCATAGTATTCCTCAAAAGCGAAAAGACTTTGGAAAATGATTACCTGACTCTAATTTCTTAACCAAGTTCATCAAGTTTTTCCATCAAATCAGTCCAAGCTTCCAGTAAATCCTCTTGTTCAAGGGCTAATTTGTCAAGAGATGCTTGAAGGTCAATAAGAATCAAATGGTCCTTTTCGACTAGCATGGACTGATTAATGGCTTCACTTTCAGAATCATTTGCAGCCATTTTTTCTTCACAGCTTGCTATATCACGCTCAAGCTTTCTTCTGTACCTTTGGGCTTCCTTTTGAAGCTTATAATCATCCTCTTCAAGAAGCTGACTTTTAACTGGAGCATTCTCCTGGTCATAAATCTCCTTAAGGGCAGCTTCTTCAGCTTTTTTCTCCAGGTAATAATCATAGTCTCCCAAATAAAGCTTGCTTCCCTCAGCCGTCAGCTCAAGAACCTTACTGGCTAGTTTATTGATGAAATACCTGTCATGACTGACAAAAAGAAGGGTACCGTCAAAATCAACAAGGGCACTTTCCAAAACCTCCCGGCTATCGATATCTAGGTGGTTGGTCGGCTCATCAAGGACTAAAAAGTTATCATTTTTCATGGATAATTTTGCCAGCAGTAACCGAGCCTTCTCACCACCAGACAGCATACCGACTGTTTTTTCAACGTCATTACCCGTAAAGAGGAAGGAACCAAGTCTAGTCCTGATATCAGCCTCTGGCACCAGGCGATTTTCATTCCACAATTCTTCAAGAACGGTATTGCTTTTGGTCAAATCTTTTTGTTCCTGGTCATAGTAACCAAGCATAACATTGGCTCCAAGGCTTGCTTGACCCTTGACAAAGGGAACCTGACCGATTATCGACCTGATCAGAGTTGTTTTCCCGACTCCGTTTTCTCCCACAATGGCAATTGAGTCATACTTTCTTTCCTCAAAATTCACAGGCTCACTCATGATGTCTCCATCATAGCCAATGGCCGCATCCTCCACCTTCAAGACCACATTTCCGCTTTCCTTTTCAGGAATAAAGGCAAAGTTCACTGCCTTGTCTTGGCTTACAGGCTTGTCAAGGACTGACATCTTCTCAAGCTGCTTTCTCCTTGACTGAGCCCTTTTAGTGGTGCTAGCCCTTGCAATATTTCTATTTACAAAGTCTTCAAGATTTGCAATTTCCTTTTGCTGCTTCTCAAATTCCTTGAGTTCCCTGGCTAGTTTTTCAGCCCTTAATTCAACATACTTGGAATAATTACCAGCGTATCTAGTCAACTCACCCCTTGATAATTCAAAGGTTTCATTGACTACCTTATCAAGGAAATAACGGTCATGGCTGACAATTAAGAGGGCACCTCGGTAATTTTTCAGGTAGTTTTCAAGCCAAGAAAGGGTATCAATATCCAGGTGGTTGGTCGGCTCATCAAGAATTAGAAGGTCAGGATATTCAACCAGCATCTTAGCCAGAGCCAGCCTGGTTTTTTGGCCCCCTGAAAGACTGGTTATCTTCATCTCCCACATGTCCTCAGGAAATTTAAAACCATTTAAAACACTCTTGATCTCAGAATCATAGGAAAAGCCATTTTTAGCCCGAAATTCCTCAGTCAGACTATCATACCTGCTCATTAAAGCTTCAAGCTCACTTCCAAGCAAGTCAGACATCTGAAGCTCCATTCTGCGGAGTTCTTTTTCCATACCGATAACCTGGCTAAAAGAAGTAAGCATCTCCTCATAGATGGTCTTGTCCGACGAAAAATTACTATCTTGGGCTAGATAGCTCATTGACAGATTCTTAATTTTTGAAATCTCTCCCCTGTTGGGACTTTCAACCCCTGCAATTATTTTTAAAAGAGTTGATTTTCCAGCCCCATTTTTTCCGACAAGGGCAATTTTACTGGTATCACTAATTGAAAAACTAATATTTTCAAAAAGGACATCTCCACCAAAATTTCGTTCCAACTTATTTCCCTGTAGTAAGATCAATCTATACCTCCCACATCTGACCTAAAAAGCCGATGTTCACCTTTAATTTTCTAAGATTCATTAATATTCCATAATTATATAAAAAGACGAACGAAAAGACAAATGGAGCCTACCTAAGCTTGAATTTAGACCATAATTCCATAACTTTTCCCTAATTCTTTGCCTATAGTAAAAGTATATTGCTTTTTAATTGTAAATGAGTTATAGTAGACAACGTATTAATTTTAATAGATTGTTTAATTAACTATCTTATAATTGATATTGTGAATTATTTTAAATATTATAAACTTATTTTAACAATTACCTAATATTTTTTGTCTTATGAAATGTAAGAAAGCCCTTATTTTATAAGGGTTTCAGAAATTTTCTTGAAAGATTTCATGAAAACAAATTTGGTGAATTTAGAACACCTTTTAAACCCACAATTTCTTGCATTCACTTTTTTTTTAGGATATAATTGAAAGTCTGGTTTTAACATTTGTATAATACACAAACTTTTGTTATTATGGTTAGGAGAATCACAGGAGGATATTATGCAAACAAAAACTAAAAACAATGAAGTCTTACCAAAAGCAACTGCTAAACGTTTGCCTGCTTATTACCGTCTTTTCAAAAAATTATATAATGGTAATATTGAGCGAACAAACTCGCGTCAAATTGCAGACAGTCTAGGAGTTGACTCAGCAACCGTCCGTAGGGACTTTTCTTATTTTGGTGAGCTAGGACGCCGTGGTTACGGTTATGAAACAAAGGTCCTACGCGATTTTTTTGCTGAGCTTTTAAATGATGGCCAGGAAACGAACATTGCCCTTGTCGGTGTGGGAAATCTTGGACGTGCCCTCATCCACTACCGCTTCCACGATCGTAACAAGATGAGAATTACCCAAGCCTACGACATCGCTGGAAATCCTCTTGTTGGAACAACAACAGATGATGGTATTCCCATCTACAATATTTCAGACATTAAAAAGAACCTTGAAAAAGATGGGATTGAAACCGCCATCTTATCAGTTCAAAGCGAAAAGGCCCAAGAAGCTGCCAACCTTTTAATCGACGCTGGTATCAAAGGAATTTTAAACTTTGCCCCAAGACGCTTGGAAGTGCCAGACGATGTTATCGTGCAGTCAGTTGATTTAACTAGTGAATTACAAACCCTGCTTTTCTTCATGAGAAATAAGGATGTCCAATAAGATTTAAAGATCATCATAAGATGGTCTTTTTTATGGAAGTCTCTTGTTCTCCCTGTAGCTATAATATCCTGTACTTCCAACTACAATATGATCCAAAAGATTAATCCCAACCAGGTCACAGGCCTGGCTTATTTTTTCTGTAAAGGCATGGTCTTGACTGCTGGGAGTTGAGTCGCCTGAGGGATGGTTGTGGGAGATTATGATACTTGTGGCCATATACTTACAGGCATAGTAAAGAATCTCCCTTGGATTGGCTGTTGAGGAGTTGACTGTCCCAATAAAGATGACCTTCTTACGAATAATATTATTTTTAGTATCCAAATAAAGGGTTATCAAATGCTCCTGCTCCAGGTCACTAAGCTCTTCGACCAAAAGATTGCCAAGGCTGTGACTATTAAGGATAGAGCCGTATTTTTTCACCTCAGACAGCTGAATTCTCTTACCAAGCTCAACCATAGCCTGAATCTCAATGGCCTTGGCTGGGCCAATTCCCTTAATCTTTTGGAGTTCCTCAACTGTGGCCTTCTTAAGGGCAAAAAGACTTTCAAAATGCTTGAGAATTTGATCAGCAAGCTGGGTGGCTGACAGCTCCTTGGTGCCCGTCCTTAAGATGATTGCTAGTAACTCCTGTTCACTAAGTTTTTCAGCCCCCTTAGCGGCTAATCTTTCCCTGGGTCTTAAGAGTTTTAGACTTTTCCTTACCTTATACATAAAAATTATTCCTTTCAAGTAAAGCGTATATATCTATCCATACGAAATTAATTCCCTAAAATACCCAAAAACAATAAAAAACTAGCCTGCTAGCTAGTTTTTTTTATTGTTCTCATTCTTCTTTCTGCTGACTTATAAAGGCCGTAAAAAATGAGCAAGTAAATTAAGACAAAAATGATGAAACAATGCATGAAATATGTCTCTGGAAGGATGGTAATCACAGGATCAGTATAGGGATTAAACATCCAGGTATCATCAGAAAAGGCAAGTTTATGGAAGCCAATAAAGATTGAATCAAATCCATTAAAAAGGGCAAAAACTCCCAAAAATAAGGGAAGGTAGAGGAATAATTTCAAGATACCGCGGTAGCTCAAACTAAGCCTAAACCTAATAAATGATAGGAAGAAGGGAAAACTTACCAGCATAATGATGAAGGTCAGCTGGAAAAGGTTCTTCACATCCTTAAAGTGCTTAAGACCCTCTTTTGAACTCTTAAAATCTGGCATGTTAAGCTTGTTAACAGTGGGATTTAAGAGATATTTCATAAGTACTGTAAAATTATCCATTAGGGTCTTCTTGGTTTGATAGGCATACTCGGTTATTTTCAGATGATTGATATCAAACCTATAAAGGGGAATGGCTAGAATAATTGTCAGGCAAACGGAAAATGAAATTACGAATAATATGGTAAAAATCAATTTAATGCTATTTTTCAAGGAACATTTCCCCCTTCCCAGTCCAATAACTCAATCTATCTATATCCTCGTCATCGTCATCTGCCTTGGGAATAGGTTTTTGATAAACTCTCATAAACTCCTCCTAAATCTTTTAAATCTTAAAAATAAATCCTAAAAACTCCACTCATCCAAACTGTTTAAAACATGGCTAGGGGTTACAGGTAAGTCGCCCAGATCCTCCCTTTTGGTAAAGCCAGTCAAAACAAGCATGGTATCCATTTGGGCATTGATCCCTGCCCTAATATCAGTCAGATAATTATCTCCTACCATAATTAAATCTTCCTTGGGCAGACCAATTCTTTCAATGGCCTTATCCATAATAATTGCTTGAGGTTTTCCAATAATTGTTGGCTCAACGCGGGTTGCTGCTTCAAGTAGTTTAAGTAGGCTTCCTGCACCAGGCAAAAGTCCCCTTTCAGTCGGGATATTAAGATCTGGATTTGTCCCGATAAAGATTGCACCATTTTCAATGGCAAGGGTGGCAAGGGTTAGTTTTTCGTAGGTAATCTCTGTATCAAGTCCCACCACAACATAGGCTGGATTTTCTGTGTCTTCTACATAACCCCTACTATAGATAGCCTCCTTAAGCCCTTTTTCACCAATCACATAGACAGTCTTTGCAAGATCTAACTCATCCATATAGTCAACAGTCGCAAGACTTGCTGTATAAATGGTCTCAAGGTCTGTTTTTATATCAAATAATTGATCCAGGCGACTTTTAACCTCTTCAGGCGTCTTGGTTGTATTATTAGTTACAAAAAGGTGGGGGATATTGTTTTCTTGCAAGCTGTGAACAAAGGCTGTTCCAGCTTCAATTTTTTCATTTCCTAGGTAAATAGTCCCGTCTAAATCCAGGAGGTAACCTTTATACTTCATTATTTCTTCTTCTCCAAATTATTTCTGCCTGGGCATTTTTTTCATCATTTGAACCAATTTCATGGTAGCTTACTAAATCATCCTCTTCAAACAGCACCTGACTCTTAACCCTGCTACCATAATGAATCTCCTTGAGATACTTAAAATGAAGTAGCTTGGGCTCATAATTTGTTAAAAAGTCACGATCCAGTACATCAAGCATCCAATCAAAGTAGATGGTGTTGTTAACATGACCATTAATATCAAGGTCATAAAAGCGGACATTATACTCTTGTTCTAGGCTAATCTCAGAAATCTTCCTGTACTTGTTGCCGCGAATAATCGTATTTATCTTCTCAGCCTGATAAGGCTCAACAATCTCATCAGTAATATTAACAATTTTTCTACTTGCAAGGTCCATTAGCGACCAGGTCGAATGAATTTTGACCAATTCCTGACCATCTGCATCATAATAGGTAAATTCCCTGTAGGTAAAAAATTTGTTAAATTTTGTTGCTTCAGTTTCAATTTTTACAATTTCATCATGCTGGGGCATACGGCTAATCTCAAAACGATATTCAAGGACAATCCAACCACAGCCATACTCTTCAAGCATATAGCTATCACTTCTACCCAACATTCTACCATGCTCCCCTGATACTTCAAGGGCTACACTCATGATATGAGGCAATTTCATATTGCCATTAACATCTGTATCAAAATAAGAAACTTGGTAATCTTTAGAATACTTTAATCCCATTTAACCTCTCACTTTCTAGCCTTAATTCTAACATAAATCATACAAACTGTCTTAGGCTGATAAATTAGCCTTAAAATCCTAGCTTCTACAAGTCATTAAAGCTTATTATTATATAGAAAAAGATGGATAAATCCATCCCTTAATTATTTAAAAATATTTGCTGGTAGGCTTCCATGCTACTGGCTTGATTTAGGTCTAAATCATGGTCAAAGCCAAGAAGACGTCCCTTAGATGTATACTGATGAAGGGCATAATCCTTAAAGGTATCGGGTCTTGAATCAAGACTTCCCGTATCAGCTCCGTAGTGGGCAAACCAAAGGGCCTTAAATCCAGCTAGCTCAATATCCTGGTTTTCTAAAAACCAGTCCTGGCTGTAGATACCAATATTTGTGACCCCAAGACTTGCAAGCTCTGACCTGAAGGCCTCAATACCTGCATTCATGTCATCCATGGTCTCCTCTTCAACATCTAGCCACCAAAAGCTCGGTGAAAAATCAGCGGCTCTTTCATAAAAATCACGGGCCTCCTGCCTCATGTCTTCAAGGCTCGTCCCACTTACATAGGCATAAACGGCGACAGGAACATTCCGCCTTTGAAGCTCTGTAATATGGGTCTGGTAGGATTTATCTTCCCCATTGGTGTAAGCTGCCGCATTGACCTGCTGGTTTTCCCCGCCGTGTTGGACACGCACAATGGCACCAGATATCTGCTGGCTCAACAGGTCATAATCAATCTGACTTGGAAGCTGCCAACCTGATAAATCAAGTATTGGCCTTGTAGGGGCAGGATTTTTAGGCTGATTCTCACCTGCAAGAGCAGGTAAAAAATTACCACCTCCTGATAGATTAAATTTTGGCCTGATAAATTTATTAAAGGCAAAAATTAATAAAAGACCAATAACAAATATTTTTAAAATTTTATCGAAAAAAGTTTTGAACATACTTAAACAACCAATCTTGAATTTACATACCAGCATTAAGTCTACCATAAAATAAGGTAGGCTTTTTATCAAAACAATTGATTACATGTATCAAAATATTACAAGTTGATTAATCAAGTAAAAAACTCTCAAAGACTTCATTTCCAAGAAGAAATCCCTTCTTGGTCATGAAAATCCTATCATCGTCTAAATCAAGAAGTTCTTCCCTCCTAAGCCTTGCAACCTCTTGACCAAAAAGTTGATCAAAATTTGTCTCAAACTTACTTTCAAAGTTTTTAATGCTGACCCCTGATTTCTTTCTTAGGCCAAGGAACATCTCCTCTTCCATCTGAGCCTTCTTATCAAGGGGCTCTTCTGTAACAACCTTCCTATCATGGGCCAGATAATGATGGACTGGGCCATAGTTTTTATACCGAACATTAGCTAAAAAGCCACTAGCACCAGCCCCAATCCCGTAATATTCTTCATTATTCCAGTAAACCAAATTGTGCTTACTTTCAAAGCCTGGCCTAGAAAAGTTAGATACCTCATAGTGGTCGTAACCCGCAAGCTCAAGCTGGTCAATAATATACTGGTACATCTCAGCATCAGTATCCTCACTAGGAAGGTTAAGCTTCCCCCTTCTCATCCTATTCATAAAAATAGTATGATTTTCAAGGATTAGGCTATAAAGAGCCACATGGGGCAGATTAAGCTCAAGAAGCTTGTCCAAATCATCCTTAACCTGATCAAAGCTTTGACCAGGTAGGGCATAAATAAGGTCAATTGAGATATTTTCAAAGCCATTTTCCCTAAGGAGGGCAATATTTTCATAAACATCACGGGCCGTATGACTGCGGCCAATTTTTTTAAGGAGCTTATCATTAAAGGTTTGAACCCCAAGGGAAATCCTATTTACGGGGCTCTGAGCCAAGACAGCTATCCTTTCATCATCAAGGTCTCCAGGATTGGCTTCAACCGTAAATTCTTCAAGCTTACTTAAATCAAGATTTTTAGTAAGACCCTTAATTAGCCTATCAAGCTGGACTGCATTCAAGGCCGTTGGGGTACCTCCTCCAATATAAAGGGTTCTAAGCTCCCTAATTTGATAGGAGTCAAATTCTTCAATCAAGGAATCTAGGTACTGGTCAACCGGCTGATTTTTAATAAAAACCTTTGAAAAATCACAGTAGTAGCAAATCTGCGTACAAAAGGGAATGTGAACATAGGCACTCTTTACTTGTCCCATAGGCGAGCTCGCTTTTCATCATCTTCTAATTGGGCAACTAGGGAGTCAATCCCATCAAATTTAACCATATCACGGATTCTATCCAGCCAGATAATCTCAATTCTTTCCCCGTACAAGTCCCCTGAAAAATCAAAGATATTGACCTCAAGCCTAAGTTCCTGGCCATCAAAGGTTGAATTTTTCCCAACACTTGTCATGGAACGAAAAATTTGACCCTTGTAGATTACATCAGTAATGTAAACCCCGTCAGCTGGAAGCCTTATGGCTTCTGTCAGGGCGATATTGGCTGTTGGATAACCCAGCATGCGTCCCCTGGCGTCTCCGTGGACGACCAGACCCTCATTCTTAAAATGATAGCCTAAGAGCTTGTTGGCAAGTCTTATATTGCCACAGTCTAAGGCATCCCTAATCCTTGATGAGGATATTTTAGTGGTCAAAGCCTTATTTTCGCAGGCTTCAAGCTCCTCAGTAACTGGTGAAATGTTATAGGTTTTTCCCTTAAACATTTTAGCCAGATCATCAATCCCCAATTTTTCATGACCAAAACTATAATCAAAACCTGCAACGAGAACCTTGGCTCCCAGTCCTTCAAGGTAGTCTTTTACAAAGTCCTCTCCCTTGATACTGGCAAAATTTGAGGTGAAATCAGTCAGATAAAGGTAATCAACCCCCAAATCCGCAAATTTTTCCAAGCGGTCCTTGCGGCTTGAAAGGTGAAATAAAAGGTCTGGACTAAAGCGACTAAAGGCTAATTTGGGACTTTCTGGAAAGGTCAAAACAGCGATTTTTAAATTTAAAATCTGGGCTAGTTTTTTAGCCTCATCAAAGAGTTTTTTATGCCCCCTATGTAGGCCGTCAAAATATCCCAAAACCAGGATAAGACCATCCTTATTTTTTTTAATGTCATAGACTGACTCTAATTTTATTACTTCCATTACTTTTATACCTAATTTTCTATAAGAACCTTCTTGGGCTTATAAAATTCCTTCTTATTGGGGTGGGGCATGTAGATAGCTACCAGCTGACCTTGATAGAAGACAGCTAAAAGATTACCATTTTGCCCAACTTCCGCTGGAACTTCCTCAAGGTCTAAAAATTTTCCAACCCTAACCTTCTGGTACTGGTCATCATTGATTTCAAGGACAGCTAAATCACTAACCCCATCTTCCATGGGCATTAGTAGGCTTGTGATTGTTCCATTGTTCATAAATTCTTCGATTTCATGAAGTTTATGGGCATTTTCAAGCTCAAGTCCTGCACTTTTCGTCCTAACTAGACGTGACATGTGACCTGGATAGCCAAGTTTTTGAGCCAGATCAACTGCAAGAGTTCTAACATAAGTCCCCTTACTGCAAGCTACCCTGAAGCTAAAGCGTGCCAGACCATTTTCATAGGTAACTGGGCTGGTTCTTTTAAAGTCATAAATAGTAGCCTGCCTGATAGGACGCTCCACCTCTTGTCCTGCACGAGCATATTCATACAGCCTTTTACCATTTACCTTTACGGCAGAATACATAGGGGGAATTTGCTTGATTTCACCGACAAACTCTTCCATGGCTTGGTCAATTAAGGCTTCATCAAGTGGAGTATCGAGGAGTTTTTCCTCAACAAGAGCTCCTGAGGCATCCTCCGTTTCTGTTGAAAAGCCTAGGGTAACCTCACCTTCATAGACCTTACCTGACTCGGTCATAAATTCAAGCACCTTGGTCGCCTTACCGACAGCAATGGGTAAAACTCCCGCAACATCAGGATCAAGTGTCCCTCCGTGGCCAATTTTTTTTGTAGCTAAAATCCTTCTTAGTTTAAAGACGCAATCATGAGAAGTCATTCCTGCTTCCTTATAAAGGTTGATTATTCCATTCATTACTTCTTCCTTTATAGCGAGAAGATATTAGAAGCCTGTTTAAAACAAACTTCTATTATCCAGCTAGTTTTATTTTTGTTTTTCAATCGGAGCCATCTGGGCTAAAAGTCTCTTAAGACCAACTTCTGGGAATGCTATTTTAAGCTCCATACTTCTTCCCTCACCTTTTACATCAAGAACAGTCCCTACACCCCATTTTTTGTGAACGGCCTTATCGCCAATAGACCAGCTTGTAGGATTTTCTGCCGAACTTCCACTAGGACTAGGAGCTGGTCTTGAACTAAGTGGCCTGCTTGCACCTGGCCTTTTTGAAGTAGATTTCCCTGCCATCATTTGTGAAAGACTTACCCCGCGACCATTTACGAATTGATCTTTGGACCTATTTTGATAGCTGGCATTAAAGGAATTACTTCCATTGCTTGCCCTAGCCTGACCGACATAGCTAAGTAGGTCTGGGTCAATCTCATCCAAAAAGCGGCTGGGTCTATTATAGCTTGAACGACCGTACATAAGCCTGCTAGAAGCATTGGTCAAATAAAGGAGCTCTTCGGCCCTAGTAATTCCAACATAGGCAAGACGTCTCTCCTCCTCAAGCTCATCAGGATCTTCACTTGCCCTACTTAGGGGGAAGATTCCCTCTTCCATACCAATAATGAAGACCACTGGGAATTCAAGTCCCTTGGCAGCATGGAGGGTCATAAGGGTAACCTGGCTTTGTTCTTCCTCATAGCTATCTGTATCAGCAATCAAGGATAAATCATTTAGGAAGCGGCTGAGGCGTTCTAAGCCACTTTCATCTTCTATACCTTCTGTCTTATCATCAAAACTTTGGGTAACTGTGAAGAATTCTTCCAGGTTTTCAATCCTTGCCTGACTTTCTAGGTTATTTTGATTGACCAAATAGGCCATATAGCCTGTCTTGTTCAAAATTTCTTCAGTTAATTGACTGATTGAGTAGCCATCCATCTTCTCCCTCAAGCCTGTTATTAATTCGGAAAAATCATAGATTCCCTGGGCTGCTTTCCCCTTAAGACCACTTAAGGTAACATTTAAGCCTGCTTCAAGAAGAGAGTAGTCATAGGCTCTTGCAAAATCTCGTAATTTTTCGATACTTCCAGGGCCAATTCCTCTTTTGGGCTCATTGATTACTCGCTCAAAACTCATGTCATCGCGGTCATTGGCAACAATGTTAAGGTAGGCAATTAAATCCCTAATTTCCTTTCGGCTGTAGAACTTGGTTCCACCCACCATGGTATAGGGGATATTTGACTTAAGAAAGGCTTCCTCAATGGTTCTACTTTGAGCATTGGTCCTATAAAGAACTGCGAAATCACTATAATCTCGGTCCT is a window of Streptococcaceae bacterium ESL0729 DNA encoding:
- a CDS encoding bifunctional riboflavin kinase/FAD synthetase — translated: MEVIKLESVYDIKKNKDGLILVLGYFDGLHRGHKKLFDEAKKLAQILNLKIAVLTFPESPKLAFSRFSPDLLFHLSSRKDRLEKFADLGVDYLYLTDFTSNFASIKGEDFVKDYLEGLGAKVLVAGFDYSFGHEKLGIDDLAKMFKGKTYNISPVTEELEACENKALTTKISSSRIRDALDCGNIRLANKLLGYHFKNEGLVVHGDARGRMLGYPTANIALTEAIRLPADGVYITDVIYKGQIFRSMTSVGKNSTFDGQELRLEVNIFDFSGDLYGERIEIIWLDRIRDMVKFDGIDSLVAQLEDDEKRARLWDK
- the truB gene encoding tRNA pseudouridine(55) synthase TruB, which codes for MNGIINLYKEAGMTSHDCVFKLRRILATKKIGHGGTLDPDVAGVLPIAVGKATKVLEFMTESGKVYEGEVTLGFSTETEDASGALVEEKLLDTPLDEALIDQAMEEFVGEIKQIPPMYSAVKVNGKRLYEYARAGQEVERPIRQATIYDFKRTSPVTYENGLARFSFRVACSKGTYVRTLAVDLAQKLGYPGHMSRLVRTKSAGLELENAHKLHEIEEFMNNGTITSLLMPMEDGVSDLAVLEINDDQYQKVRVGKFLDLEEVPAEVGQNGNLLAVFYQGQLVAIYMPHPNKKEFYKPKKVLIEN
- the pcrA gene encoding DNA helicase PcrA → MNPLLKNMNDRQAEAVRTTEGPLLIMAGAGSGKTRVLTHRIAYLIEEKLVNPWNILAITFTNKAAREMKERTVALTPQAEESLIATFHSMCVRILRRDADHIGYSRNFTIIDPGEQKTLMKRILKNLNLDSKKWEPKNILATISNAKNDLLTAEAYRDGANNLYQEIVAKCYLEYDRELKRSETMDFDDLIMNTLRLFDNKEVLAYYQGRYQYIHVDEYQDTNHAQYQLVKVLSERFRNICVVGDADQSIYGWRGADMQNILDFEKDYPDAKVVLLEENYRSSKTILEAANGVIKNNSNRRDKKLWTSRDEGEKIIYNRASNERDESNFVADMITRELRAKEDRDYSDFAVLYRTNAQSRTIEEAFLKSNIPYTMVGGTKFYSRKEIRDLIAYLNIVANDRDDMSFERVINEPKRGIGPGSIEKLRDFARAYDYSLLEAGLNVTLSGLKGKAAQGIYDFSELITGLREKMDGYSISQLTEEILNKTGYMAYLVNQNNLESQARIENLEEFFTVTQSFDDKTEGIEDESGLERLSRFLNDLSLIADTDSYEEEQSQVTLMTLHAAKGLEFPVVFIIGMEEGIFPLSRASEDPDELEEERRLAYVGITRAEELLYLTNASSRLMYGRSSYNRPSRFLDEIDPDLLSYVGQARASNGSNSFNASYQNRSKDQFVNGRGVSLSQMMAGKSTSKRPGASRPLSSRPAPSPSGSSAENPTSWSIGDKAVHKKWGVGTVLDVKGEGRSMELKIAFPEVGLKRLLAQMAPIEKQK